A section of the Syntrophorhabdaceae bacterium genome encodes:
- a CDS encoding tetratricopeptide repeat protein, protein WQNSSFSVAQATAEAADYIAPEIDRQLKFLPLEVLFLRGMAARARKDTEGQLKYFRIVWEKGRPGKIFGIAAHFFGLLVKDKGIAERALRDSIKFTGPEHQAQVYHSLGNLLSKDRKRWEEAELAYGTSIELDRFPESQAETYHSLGNLLSKNRKRWEEAEKAYVMSLELSTRPEDQAQVYHSLGNLLSKDKERWEEAELAYDTSLELRTEGKYKGQVLASWANLLSKFNDSKAEDLAVKKALDSLRLDPGNPWTNGVCYRILAEIYEKRHEINNAIDYYELLLKTDIKLRKWAFVERIEFKIAQLRKLL, encoded by the coding sequence TGGCAAAACTCCTCATTCTCAGTTGCCCAGGCGACTGCCGAAGCTGCTGATTATATAGCACCCGAAATAGATCGGCAACTAAAATTCCTTCCACTTGAAGTTCTTTTCCTGCGTGGCATGGCGGCGCGGGCCAGAAAGGATACGGAAGGCCAATTAAAGTATTTTCGAATAGTTTGGGAAAAGGGTCGACCAGGCAAGATATTTGGAATCGCAGCACATTTCTTCGGATTATTAGTTAAAGACAAGGGCATTGCTGAGCGTGCACTGCGTGACAGCATAAAATTTACAGGGCCGGAGCATCAGGCTCAAGTCTACCATTCGCTGGGCAATCTTTTGTCGAAAGATAGGAAGCGCTGGGAAGAGGCAGAGTTGGCGTATGGTACGAGCATAGAATTGGATAGGTTTCCTGAGAGTCAAGCGGAGACTTATCATTCGCTGGGCAATCTGTTGTCGAAAAATAGGAAGCGCTGGGAAGAGGCAGAGAAGGCGTATGTTATGAGTTTAGAATTGTCTACACGACCGGAGGATCAGGCTCAAGTCTACCATTCGCTGGGCAATCTGTTATCCAAAGATAAGGAGCGCTGGGAAGAGGCAGAGTTGGCGTATGATACAAGTTTAGAATTGCGCACAGAAGGGAAATACAAAGGACAGGTCTTGGCGTCTTGGGCAAATCTTTTATCAAAGTTTAATGATTCCAAGGCAGAGGATTTGGCTGTAAAAAAGGCTTTGGATAGTCTTCGGCTTGATCCCGGCAATCCATGGACAAATGGGGTTTGCTATCGGATTTTGGCTGAGATTTATGAAAAAAGGCACGAGATAAATAATGCAATAGACTATTATGAATTGCTGTTGAAGACAGATATAAAGTTGCGGAAGTGGGCCTTCGTCGAGAGGATAGAATTTAAGATAGCTCAATTGCGAAAACTTCTGTAA